In Monodelphis domestica isolate mMonDom1 chromosome 3, mMonDom1.pri, whole genome shotgun sequence, the following proteins share a genomic window:
- the MYLIP gene encoding E3 ubiquitin-protein ligase MYLIP isoform X1: MLCYVTRPDAVLMEVEVEAKANGEDCLYQVCRRLGIIEVDYFGLQFTGSKGESLWLNLRNRISQQMDGLAPYRLKLRVKFFVEPHLILQEQTRHIFFLHIKEDLLAGNLQCSPEHAVELSALLAQTKFGDYNQNTAKYNYEELCAKELTGAALNSITMKHKELEGMSQASAEYQVLKIVSAMENYGVEWHSVRDSEGQKLLIGVGPEGISICKDDLSPINRIAYPVVQMATQSGKNVYLTVTKESGNSIVLLFKMISTRAASGLYRAITETHAFYRCDTVTSAVMMQYSRDLKGHLASLFLNENINLGKKYVFDIKRTSKEVYDHARRALYNAGVVDLVSRSDQSPPNSPLKSSESSMNCGSCEGLNCQQTKALQEKLRKLKEAMLCMVCCEEEINSTFCPCGHTVCCEGCAAQLQSCPVCRSRIEHVQHVYLPTHTSLLNLTVI; this comes from the exons ATGCTGTGCTATGTAACGAGGCCGGACGCCGTGCTgatggaggtggaggtggaggcgAAAGCTAACGGCGAAGACTGTCTCTACCAG GTTTGCAGAAGATTGGGAATTATAGAAGTTGATTATTTTGGACTGCAGTTTACGGGTAGCAAAGGCGAGAGTTTATGGCTGAATCTGAGAAACCGAATTTCCCAGCAGATGGATGGGCTGGCCCCTTACAGACTTAAACTAAGAGTCAAGTTCTTCGTGGAGCcacatctcattttacaggagcAGACTAG gcatatatttttcttgcatataaAGGAAGATCTGTTGGCTGGCAATCTTCAGTGTTCCCCAGAGCATGCTGTTGAACTCAGTGCACTATTGGCGCAGACAAAATTCGGTGATTATAATCAAAATACAGCCAAATATAACTATGAGGAACTGTGtgcaaaagagctcacaggtgcTGCCTTAAACAG taTTACCATGAAACACAAGGAATTGGAAGGGATGAGTCAGGCTTCAGCTGAATACCAAGTTTTGAAAATTGTATCAGCAATGGAGAACTATGGCGTAGAATGGCATTCTGTGAGAGACAGTGAAGGACAAAAATTGCTCATTGGTGTAGGACCTGAAGGAATCTCAATTTGTAAAGATGATCTCAGCCCAATTAATAG GATTGCATATCCTGTTGTTCAGATGGCAACTCAGTCTGGAAAGAATGTGTACCTAACAGTCACCAAGGAATCTGGTAATAGCATCGTTCTCCTGTTTAAAATGATCAGCACTAGAGCAGCAAGTGGACTTTACCGAGCAATTACCGAAACACATGCTTTTTACAG GTGTGACACAGTTACCAGTGCTGTCATGATGCAATATAGTCGAGACTTAAAGGGTCACCTGGCATCTCTGTTTCTAAATGAAAACATTAATCTTGGCAAAAAGTATGTCTTTGACATTAAACGAACATCCAAGGAAGTATATGATCATGCAAGGAGGGCTCTTTATAATGCTGGGGTTGTGGACCTTGTTTCAAGAAGTGACCAGAGCCCACCCAATTCTCCCCTGAAGTCTTCGGAGAGTAGCATGAACTGTGGGAGCTGTGAGGGACTCAATTGCCAGCAAACCAAAGCACTTCAAGAAAAGTTACGAAAGCTGAAGGAAGCCATGTTGTGTATGGTGTGctgtgaagaagaaataaattcaaCTTTCTGCCCTTGTGGTCATACTGTGTGCTGTGAAGGTTGTGCTGCACAGTTGCAG tcatgtccagtttGCAGATCCCGGATAGAACATGTTCAGCATGTGTATCTTCCTACCCATACGAGTCTCCTTAATCTTACAGTCATCTGA
- the MYLIP gene encoding E3 ubiquitin-protein ligase MYLIP isoform X2, with protein MDGLAPYRLKLRVKFFVEPHLILQEQTRHIFFLHIKEDLLAGNLQCSPEHAVELSALLAQTKFGDYNQNTAKYNYEELCAKELTGAALNSITMKHKELEGMSQASAEYQVLKIVSAMENYGVEWHSVRDSEGQKLLIGVGPEGISICKDDLSPINRIAYPVVQMATQSGKNVYLTVTKESGNSIVLLFKMISTRAASGLYRAITETHAFYRCDTVTSAVMMQYSRDLKGHLASLFLNENINLGKKYVFDIKRTSKEVYDHARRALYNAGVVDLVSRSDQSPPNSPLKSSESSMNCGSCEGLNCQQTKALQEKLRKLKEAMLCMVCCEEEINSTFCPCGHTVCCEGCAAQLQSCPVCRSRIEHVQHVYLPTHTSLLNLTVI; from the exons ATGGATGGGCTGGCCCCTTACAGACTTAAACTAAGAGTCAAGTTCTTCGTGGAGCcacatctcattttacaggagcAGACTAG gcatatatttttcttgcatataaAGGAAGATCTGTTGGCTGGCAATCTTCAGTGTTCCCCAGAGCATGCTGTTGAACTCAGTGCACTATTGGCGCAGACAAAATTCGGTGATTATAATCAAAATACAGCCAAATATAACTATGAGGAACTGTGtgcaaaagagctcacaggtgcTGCCTTAAACAG taTTACCATGAAACACAAGGAATTGGAAGGGATGAGTCAGGCTTCAGCTGAATACCAAGTTTTGAAAATTGTATCAGCAATGGAGAACTATGGCGTAGAATGGCATTCTGTGAGAGACAGTGAAGGACAAAAATTGCTCATTGGTGTAGGACCTGAAGGAATCTCAATTTGTAAAGATGATCTCAGCCCAATTAATAG GATTGCATATCCTGTTGTTCAGATGGCAACTCAGTCTGGAAAGAATGTGTACCTAACAGTCACCAAGGAATCTGGTAATAGCATCGTTCTCCTGTTTAAAATGATCAGCACTAGAGCAGCAAGTGGACTTTACCGAGCAATTACCGAAACACATGCTTTTTACAG GTGTGACACAGTTACCAGTGCTGTCATGATGCAATATAGTCGAGACTTAAAGGGTCACCTGGCATCTCTGTTTCTAAATGAAAACATTAATCTTGGCAAAAAGTATGTCTTTGACATTAAACGAACATCCAAGGAAGTATATGATCATGCAAGGAGGGCTCTTTATAATGCTGGGGTTGTGGACCTTGTTTCAAGAAGTGACCAGAGCCCACCCAATTCTCCCCTGAAGTCTTCGGAGAGTAGCATGAACTGTGGGAGCTGTGAGGGACTCAATTGCCAGCAAACCAAAGCACTTCAAGAAAAGTTACGAAAGCTGAAGGAAGCCATGTTGTGTATGGTGTGctgtgaagaagaaataaattcaaCTTTCTGCCCTTGTGGTCATACTGTGTGCTGTGAAGGTTGTGCTGCACAGTTGCAG tcatgtccagtttGCAGATCCCGGATAGAACATGTTCAGCATGTGTATCTTCCTACCCATACGAGTCTCCTTAATCTTACAGTCATCTGA